The following proteins are co-located in the Streptomyces sp. DT2A-34 genome:
- the cyc2 gene encoding germacradienol/geosmin synthase Cyc2 gives MTQQPFELPHFYMPYPARLNPHLDEARAHSTAWAREMGMLEGSGVWEQADLEAHDYGLLCAYTHPECDGPALSLITDWYVWVFFFDDHFLEIFKRTQDRAGGKAYLDRLPLFMPMDLSTPMPEPQNPVEAGLADLWTRTVPSMSADWRRRFAVATEHLLNESLWELSNINEGRVANPVEYIEMRRKVGGAPWSSGLVEYATAEVPASVAESRPLRVLMETFSDAVHLRNDLFSYQREVEDEGELSNGVLVLETFFGCTTQEAADTVNDVLTSRLHQFEHTALTEVPALALEKGLTPQEVAAVAAYTQGLQDWQSGGHEWHMRSSRYMNERAESTAPWKALSGPGTSAADVGALLAAAGAERLRAYTHVPYQKVGPSRLPDFYMPFQVELSPHLNATRTRLTEWMHRMGMLQEGVWDEDKLAAYDLPLCSAGLDPDATPEALDLSARWLAWGTYGDDYYPLVFGHRRDLAAARLTTQRLAACMPLDGEEATVPLNGMERGLIDLWARTTADMTPEARRVLKDSVNVMTESWVWELSNQLQNRIPDPVDYLEMRRATFGSDLTLSLCRMGNGPAVPPEVYRSGPVRALENAAVDYACLLNDVFSYQKEIEYEGEIHNAILVVQNFFGIDYPTALSVVHDLMTQRMQQFEHVAAHELPIVYEDFGLSDEAREAMGNYVVDLQNWLAGILNWHREVDRYKAEYLARRAHGFLPDRAPAVPVLS, from the coding sequence GGAGGGATCCGGGGTCTGGGAGCAGGCCGACCTGGAGGCGCACGACTACGGCCTGCTCTGCGCCTACACCCACCCCGAGTGCGACGGCCCCGCCCTCTCCCTCATCACCGACTGGTACGTGTGGGTCTTCTTCTTCGACGACCACTTCCTGGAGATCTTCAAGCGCACCCAGGACCGCGCCGGGGGAAAGGCCTACCTGGACCGGCTGCCCCTGTTCATGCCGATGGACCTGTCGACCCCGATGCCCGAGCCGCAGAACCCGGTCGAGGCGGGCCTCGCCGACCTGTGGACGCGCACGGTGCCCTCGATGTCGGCCGACTGGCGCCGCCGTTTCGCCGTCGCGACCGAGCACCTTCTCAACGAGTCCCTGTGGGAGCTGTCCAACATCAACGAGGGGCGCGTCGCCAACCCCGTCGAGTACATCGAGATGCGCCGCAAGGTGGGCGGCGCCCCCTGGTCCTCGGGCCTCGTGGAGTACGCGACGGCCGAAGTTCCCGCGTCCGTCGCCGAGTCGAGGCCGCTGAGGGTCCTGATGGAGACCTTCTCGGACGCCGTGCACCTGCGCAACGACCTGTTCTCCTACCAGCGCGAGGTCGAGGACGAGGGCGAACTCAGCAACGGCGTCCTGGTGCTGGAGACCTTCTTCGGCTGCACCACCCAGGAGGCCGCCGACACCGTCAACGACGTCCTCACCTCCCGGCTCCACCAGTTCGAGCACACCGCCCTCACCGAAGTCCCCGCCCTGGCACTGGAGAAGGGCCTCACTCCGCAGGAGGTCGCCGCCGTCGCGGCGTACACCCAGGGGCTTCAGGACTGGCAGTCCGGCGGCCACGAATGGCACATGCGCTCCAGCCGGTACATGAACGAGCGCGCCGAATCCACCGCACCCTGGAAGGCCCTGAGCGGCCCCGGCACCTCCGCCGCCGACGTGGGCGCCCTGCTCGCGGCGGCCGGCGCCGAACGCCTGCGTGCCTACACGCACGTGCCGTACCAGAAGGTCGGCCCCTCCCGACTGCCCGACTTCTACATGCCCTTCCAGGTGGAGCTCAGCCCGCATCTGAACGCCACCCGCACCCGCCTCACCGAGTGGATGCACCGCATGGGCATGCTCCAGGAGGGTGTCTGGGACGAGGACAAGCTCGCCGCCTACGACCTCCCGCTGTGCTCGGCGGGCCTCGACCCGGACGCCACCCCCGAGGCCCTGGACCTCAGCGCCCGGTGGCTCGCCTGGGGCACCTACGGCGACGACTACTACCCCCTCGTCTTCGGCCACCGCCGTGACCTGGCCGCCGCCCGGCTGACCACCCAACGCCTGGCGGCCTGCATGCCCCTCGACGGCGAGGAGGCCACCGTCCCGCTCAACGGCATGGAGCGCGGACTGATCGACCTGTGGGCGCGTACCACGGCGGACATGACCCCCGAGGCACGGCGCGTTCTGAAGGACTCGGTGAACGTCATGACCGAGAGCTGGGTGTGGGAGTTGTCCAACCAGCTCCAGAACCGCATCCCCGACCCGGTCGACTACCTGGAGATGCGCCGCGCCACCTTCGGCTCCGACCTCACCCTCAGCCTCTGCCGGATGGGCAACGGCCCCGCCGTCCCGCCGGAGGTGTACCGCAGCGGACCCGTCCGCGCACTGGAGAACGCCGCCGTCGACTACGCCTGCCTCCTCAACGACGTCTTCTCCTACCAGAAGGAGATCGAGTACGAGGGCGAGATCCACAACGCGATCCTCGTCGTCCAGAACTTCTTCGGCATCGACTACCCGACCGCGCTCTCCGTCGTCCACGACCTGATGACCCAGCGCATGCAGCAGTTCGAGCATGTGGCCGCGCACGAACTGCCCATCGTGTACGAGGACTTCGGGCTCTCGGACGAGGCGCGCGAGGCCATGGGGAACTATGTGGTCGACCTCCAGAACTGGCTGGCGGGCATCCTGAACTGGCATCGCGAGGTCGACCGCTACAAGGCCGAGTACCTGGCCCGCCGCGCGCACGGCTTCCTGCCGGACCGCGCCCCGGCCGTACCCGTCCTCAGCTGA